The following are encoded in a window of Alphaproteobacteria bacterium genomic DNA:
- a CDS encoding SDR family oxidoreductase: protein MRLKGKRAVVTAAAQGIGEATARAFAAEGAEVWATDVNEAKLKAAFAGVASVHPERLDVLDQKAIDAFAGRLGAVDVLFNCAGFVHHGTILDATQDQWDFAFNLNVRSMFWTIRAFLPAMVAAGRGASIINMSSAASSHKGAPLRFVYGTTKAAVVGLTKSVAVDYVKQGIRCNALCPGTVQTPSLDERISALGGDASMFRARQPGGRFGEPAEIAALAVYLASDESAFTTGTTNVIDGGWSV from the coding sequence ATGCGGCTGAAGGGCAAGCGGGCGGTGGTGACGGCGGCGGCACAGGGCATCGGCGAGGCGACGGCGCGCGCCTTCGCCGCCGAAGGCGCCGAGGTCTGGGCGACCGACGTCAACGAGGCGAAGCTGAAGGCGGCCTTCGCCGGCGTCGCCAGCGTGCACCCCGAGAGGCTGGACGTGCTCGACCAGAAGGCCATCGACGCCTTCGCCGGCCGGCTGGGCGCGGTCGACGTGCTGTTCAATTGCGCCGGCTTCGTGCACCACGGCACGATCCTCGACGCCACCCAGGACCAGTGGGACTTCGCCTTCAACCTCAATGTGCGCAGCATGTTCTGGACGATCCGCGCCTTCCTGCCGGCCATGGTCGCCGCCGGCAGGGGCGCCTCGATCATCAACATGTCCTCGGCCGCCTCCTCGCACAAAGGCGCGCCGCTGCGCTTCGTCTACGGCACGACAAAGGCCGCCGTGGTCGGCCTCACCAAGTCGGTGGCGGTCGACTATGTCAAGCAGGGCATCCGCTGCAACGCGCTCTGCCCGGGCACGGTGCAGACGCCCTCGCTCGACGAGCGCATCTCGGCGCTGGGCGGCGACGCCAGCATGTTCAGGGCGCGCCAGCCGGGCGGCCGATTCGGCGAGCCGGCCGAGATCGCGGCGCTGGCGGTCTATCTCGCCAGCGACGAGAGCGCCTTCACGACAGGCACGACCAACGTCATCGACGGCGGCTGGAGCGTCTGA
- the eda gene encoding bifunctional 4-hydroxy-2-oxoglutarate aldolase/2-dehydro-3-deoxy-phosphogluconate aldolase has translation MKIGDIVGRTPVIPVLTLAGAPDGIPVARALVTGGLSVMEVTLRTAGALEAVKAIVAEVRGAIVGVGTALEPVQFAKAKKAGAAFAVSPGFTPTLGAAAADAGLPYMPAVSTVSEALTLRERGFRHLKFFPAEQCGGADFLRALAAPLPDLLFCPTGGVDLAKAAGYLTLSNVPCVGGSWVVPPDAIAAGDWARIEALASKAAGLGRGVASPPQA, from the coding sequence ATGAAGATCGGCGACATCGTCGGCAGGACGCCCGTCATCCCCGTGCTCACCCTGGCCGGCGCGCCCGACGGCATCCCCGTGGCGCGCGCCCTGGTCACCGGGGGATTGTCGGTGATGGAGGTGACCCTGCGTACGGCCGGCGCGCTGGAGGCGGTCAAGGCCATCGTCGCCGAGGTGAGGGGCGCGATCGTCGGCGTTGGCACCGCGCTCGAGCCGGTGCAGTTCGCCAAGGCGAAGAAGGCCGGTGCCGCGTTCGCCGTGAGCCCGGGCTTCACGCCGACCCTGGGCGCGGCCGCCGCCGATGCCGGGCTGCCTTACATGCCGGCGGTGTCGACCGTCTCGGAGGCATTGACCTTGCGCGAGCGCGGTTTCCGCCACCTCAAGTTCTTCCCGGCCGAGCAATGCGGCGGCGCCGACTTCCTGCGCGCGCTCGCGGCGCCGCTGCCCGACCTGCTGTTCTGCCCCACGGGCGGCGTCGACCTCGCCAAGGCGGCCGGCTACCTGACCCTGAGCAACGTGCCCTGTGTCGGCGGGTCCTGGGTGGTGCCGCCGGACGCCATCGCCGCCGGCGACTGGGCGCGCATCGAGGCCCTGGCGAGCAAGGCCGCCGGACTGGGGCGCGGTGTGGCAAGCCCGCCACAGGCGTGA
- a CDS encoding YncE family protein: protein MSRARWMGLAAALTGAALFAAPVRALPETAIVLNSDEASMSVVDRRMMSEIERIPVGREPHHLILTPDGKDLVVASTVTNELLFLDPVTGRQRKRYRNIIDPYQLGYSPDGKWFVTAAYRLNHVDIYEAKDLRLVKRLPLHTLPSHLAFSADSAFVFFTVQGSNQVAALDLARQEIVWTVDVGEAPAGILVFPDQKKLLVGLTGEDAAVVVDIAARAVTKRIVTGRGAHNIFRMPNDEKRVLITNRVDGSLSIIDLERQEVVDNIRVPGGPDDVDFSPDGKIVWVTQRWRRRIAAVELATRRIIGSVLVGRSPHGIYINGPHTVLRSVLPPPERSDATAATKR, encoded by the coding sequence ATGTCTCGTGCGCGATGGATGGGTCTGGCGGCGGCTCTGACCGGTGCCGCGCTGTTCGCCGCGCCCGTGCGGGCGCTGCCGGAGACCGCCATCGTGCTCAACTCCGACGAGGCGTCCATGAGCGTCGTCGATCGCCGGATGATGAGCGAGATCGAGCGCATCCCGGTCGGACGCGAGCCGCATCACCTGATCCTGACTCCCGACGGCAAGGACCTGGTGGTCGCCTCGACGGTCACCAACGAGTTGCTGTTCCTCGATCCCGTCACCGGCCGCCAGCGCAAACGCTACCGCAACATCATCGACCCCTACCAGCTGGGCTACTCGCCCGACGGCAAATGGTTCGTCACGGCGGCCTACCGCCTGAACCATGTCGACATCTACGAGGCCAAGGACCTGCGCCTGGTCAAGCGCCTGCCGCTGCACACGCTGCCCAGCCACCTCGCCTTCAGCGCCGACAGCGCCTTCGTCTTCTTCACAGTGCAGGGCTCCAACCAGGTGGCCGCGCTCGACCTCGCGAGGCAGGAGATCGTCTGGACGGTCGATGTCGGCGAGGCGCCGGCCGGCATCCTGGTCTTCCCCGACCAGAAGAAGCTGCTCGTCGGCCTGACCGGCGAGGACGCCGCGGTTGTCGTCGACATCGCCGCGCGCGCGGTCACCAAGCGCATCGTCACCGGCAGGGGCGCGCACAACATCTTCCGGATGCCCAATGACGAGAAGCGGGTGCTGATCACCAACCGCGTCGACGGCTCGCTGTCGATCATCGACCTTGAGCGTCAGGAGGTGGTCGACAATATCAGGGTCCCGGGCGGCCCGGACGACGTCGATTTCTCGCCCGACGGCAAGATCGTATGGGTGACGCAACGCTGGCGCCGGCGGATCGCCGCCGTCGAGCTGGCGACGCGCAGGATCATCGGCTCGGTCCTGGTCGGCCGCTCGCCGCACGGCATCTACATCAATGGGCCGCACACCGTGTTGCGCTCCGTGCTGCCGCCGCCGGAACGTTCGGACGCCACGGCGGCGACGAAGAGATAA
- a CDS encoding sterol desaturase family protein has product MLESLSTFWIDLQGQLLEIVQPLVHRAGLTEFYDDVPVGLETLSLGVLQIAVILLFFRPLESLAPAERWEDRRLVRVDVVYTLLNKLGVIPLGIFMLLLPLNDELLELTREVGFVLPTVEQVIPWLRDKPLVLFLVYFLLYDLAGYLWHRAQHALPWLWALHSLHHSQRQVSTWTDDRNHVLDDILFDLYLAIVAILIGAQPGQFVAILLLGRLIEAFSHVNTRFGFGRVLDKVLVDPMFHRTHHARASASEPRIHDTNFSAVFPIWDILFRTAHYDYRQRASGVDDADADADNGKGFVGQQVAGIARLGRAIARTFTSRAPRPTPAE; this is encoded by the coding sequence ATGCTCGAGTCCCTCTCCACATTCTGGATCGATCTGCAGGGCCAGCTCCTGGAGATCGTCCAGCCGCTGGTGCACCGGGCCGGGCTGACTGAATTCTATGACGACGTGCCCGTCGGCCTCGAGACGCTGAGCCTGGGGGTGCTGCAGATCGCCGTGATCCTGCTGTTCTTCAGGCCGCTGGAGTCTCTGGCGCCGGCCGAGCGCTGGGAAGATCGCAGGCTGGTGCGCGTCGACGTGGTCTACACGCTGCTCAACAAGCTGGGCGTCATCCCGCTGGGCATCTTCATGCTGCTGCTGCCGCTCAACGACGAGCTGCTGGAGCTCACGCGAGAGGTTGGCTTCGTGCTGCCGACCGTCGAGCAGGTGATCCCCTGGTTGCGCGACAAGCCGCTGGTGCTCTTCCTCGTCTACTTCCTGCTCTACGATCTCGCCGGCTACCTGTGGCACCGCGCCCAGCACGCGCTGCCCTGGCTGTGGGCGCTGCACAGCCTGCATCACAGCCAGCGCCAGGTCTCGACCTGGACCGACGATCGCAACCACGTGCTCGACGACATCCTGTTCGACCTCTATCTCGCCATCGTCGCCATCCTGATCGGCGCGCAGCCCGGCCAGTTCGTCGCCATCCTGCTGCTGGGCCGGCTGATCGAGGCCTTCTCGCACGTCAACACGCGCTTCGGCTTCGGTCGCGTGCTGGACAAGGTGCTTGTCGATCCGATGTTCCACCGCACCCATCACGCGCGCGCCAGCGCGAGCGAGCCGCGCATCCACGACACCAATTTCTCCGCAGTGTTCCCGATCTGGGACATTCTGTTCCGCACCGCGCACTACGACTACCGGCAGCGCGCGAGCGGCGTCGACGATGCGGATGCCGATGCCGACAACGGCAAGGGCTTCGTCGGCCAGCAGGTCGCCGGCATCGCCCGCCTGGGCCGTGCCATCGCCCGCACCTTCACCTCGCGCGCGCCGCGCCCGACGCCGGCGGAGTAG
- the tsaA gene encoding tRNA (N6-threonylcarbamoyladenosine(37)-N6)-methyltransferase TrmO encodes MTNPGWTLAPIGVIRTPFATIADCPRNGRAIEPAPLCRAIVDPPYIDGLASLEGFSHLILLYWLDQAGPATLRFTPPFDDTERGVFATRAPRRPNPIGLSVVKFDGFESPGVLLVRNLDCVDGTPLLDIKPYLPTTDAEPQAGMGWLSARRGRTPPAGRSG; translated from the coding sequence ATGACGAACCCGGGCTGGACGCTGGCGCCGATCGGCGTCATCCGCACGCCGTTCGCCACCATCGCCGATTGCCCGCGCAACGGCCGCGCCATCGAACCGGCGCCGCTCTGCCGCGCCATCGTCGATCCGCCCTACATCGACGGTCTCGCCAGCCTCGAGGGCTTCTCCCACCTGATCCTGCTCTACTGGCTCGACCAGGCGGGACCGGCGACGCTGCGCTTCACGCCGCCGTTCGACGACACCGAGCGCGGCGTCTTCGCCACCCGCGCGCCGCGCCGGCCCAACCCGATCGGCCTGTCGGTGGTGAAGTTCGACGGCTTCGAGTCGCCTGGCGTGCTGCTGGTGCGCAACCTCGACTGCGTCGATGGCACGCCACTGCTCGACATCAAGCCCTACCTGCCGACCACCGACGCCGAGCCGCAGGCCGGCATGGGCTGGCTCAGCGCCCGGCGAGGAAGGACTCCACCTGCCGGCCGGTCGGGATAG
- a CDS encoding sugar kinase: MPSLVCLGEPMVEFNQTTPGEPNWLQGFGGDTSNAAIAAARQGASVGYLTALGEDPFGDLFVELWRRENVDCSRVQRRTDGHTAAYFVTHDAQGHHFSFMRKGSASSRFAAGDLPRDYLAAADMLQLSGISQAISGVARDACFAAIDVMKAAGRRVAYDTNLRLRLWPAEEARDVMHEAMKRVDIALPSLDDAMTMTGLDDADAIVDFYLRLGPSIVALKMGRDGALVATAQRRQRLAGHAVKALDATGAGDTFDGAFLTRILAGDSPFDAARHANAAAALSTTGYGAVAPIPTGRQVESFLAGR; the protein is encoded by the coding sequence ATGCCCTCTCTCGTCTGCCTCGGCGAACCGATGGTCGAGTTCAACCAGACGACGCCCGGCGAGCCCAACTGGCTGCAGGGCTTCGGCGGCGACACCTCCAACGCCGCCATCGCAGCCGCCCGGCAGGGCGCCTCGGTCGGCTATCTCACCGCGCTGGGCGAGGACCCGTTCGGCGACCTGTTCGTCGAGCTGTGGCGTCGGGAGAATGTCGACTGCAGCCGCGTGCAGCGGCGGACCGACGGCCACACCGCGGCATACTTCGTGACCCACGACGCGCAGGGCCACCACTTCTCCTTCATGCGCAAGGGCTCGGCGTCGAGCCGCTTCGCCGCCGGCGACCTGCCGCGCGACTATCTCGCCGCCGCCGACATGCTGCAGCTCTCCGGCATCAGCCAGGCGATCTCCGGTGTGGCGCGCGACGCCTGCTTCGCCGCCATCGACGTGATGAAGGCAGCCGGCAGGCGCGTCGCCTACGACACCAATTTGCGCCTGCGCCTGTGGCCGGCCGAGGAAGCCCGCGACGTGATGCACGAGGCGATGAAGCGCGTCGACATCGCGCTGCCCAGCCTCGACGACGCCATGACGATGACCGGCCTCGACGATGCCGACGCCATTGTCGACTTCTACCTGCGTCTGGGCCCGTCCATCGTCGCCCTGAAGATGGGCAGGGACGGCGCGCTGGTCGCCACGGCCCAGCGGCGCCAGCGGCTGGCGGGCCACGCGGTGAAGGCCCTTGACGCGACCGGCGCCGGCGACACCTTCGATGGCGCGTTCCTCACCCGCATCCTGGCCGGTGACAGCCCGTTCGACGCGGCCCGCCATGCCAACGCCGCCGCCGCCCTGTCGACGACGGGCTACGGCGCGGTGGCGCCTATCCCGACCGGCCGGCAGGTGGAGTCCTTCCTCGCCGGGCGCTGA
- a CDS encoding DUF937 domain-containing protein has protein sequence MGVLDQILGGALGQILGGAQGGAQGGAQGGALGGSRAALIQAVLAMLLQGGIGRSGNAGGGGLADVLGGLLGGGQPGADPRLGGALRGGLGGMSDMFRQAGLQGQVDSWIAQGPNMAVSPNDIAAAFGESQLSRLAEQSGMSREDVSRELADVLPGLVDTMTPGGQMPRQDLGADEFGAWMSNVLGGRR, from the coding sequence ATGGGCGTGCTGGACCAGATCCTGGGAGGTGCACTGGGTCAGATTCTGGGCGGTGCCCAGGGTGGCGCACAGGGTGGCGCACAGGGTGGCGCACTGGGAGGCTCGCGTGCCGCGCTGATCCAGGCCGTCCTCGCCATGCTCCTACAGGGCGGCATCGGCCGAAGCGGCAATGCGGGCGGCGGCGGCCTGGCGGATGTCCTGGGCGGGCTTCTGGGCGGCGGCCAGCCGGGTGCGGATCCTCGTCTGGGCGGCGCGCTGCGCGGCGGGCTGGGCGGCATGTCCGACATGTTCCGGCAGGCCGGACTGCAGGGCCAGGTCGATTCGTGGATCGCCCAGGGCCCCAACATGGCGGTGTCGCCGAATGACATCGCGGCCGCGTTCGGCGAGTCGCAGCTGAGCCGGCTGGCGGAGCAGTCGGGAATGTCGCGCGAGGATGTCTCCCGCGAGCTCGCCGACGTCCTGCCGGGCCTCGTCGACACCATGACGCCGGGCGGTCAGATGCCGCGGCAGGACCTCGGCGCTGACGAGTTCGGCGCCTGGATGTCCAATGTGCTGGGTGGCCGGCGCTGA
- a CDS encoding M81 family metallopeptidase produces the protein MNVFIATLGTETNTFCPFPTGYRTFGRIFHGDATKHTMNLFSAPLHVWRRRAEERGWRVTESVCAFAPPSGITVRSVYEELREELLADLKKAMPVDIVLLSMHGAMVADGYEDCEGDLLTRVRAIVGPKTIIGGELDLHCHITETMITTADILVTFKEYPHIDTIDRAEEVFALAADAAEGKTKPVMAIFDSRMISMYRTPVEPMKSFVARMQSFEGKDGILSVSMGHGFPWGDVAEVGARMLVVADGEKAHAAALAETLGRELYDMRASTATPYWTASEAVAQAEGAGASKPIVLADVADNAGGGAPSDSTFVLRALLDRKAKKALVGLMWDPIAFQIAEEAGEGATLDLRIGGKCGPMSGDPVDMRVTVRRIARDVKQSFGDKGVKMDVGDAAWLEGADGVDVVVNTHRTQLFHPDAYAPLGIDLAGYRTLVVKSTQHFYAGFAPIAADVLYVTTPGSIEPDFANIAYTKLTRPYWPRVDDPFSLTNQ, from the coding sequence ATGAACGTCTTCATCGCCACGCTGGGCACCGAAACCAACACCTTCTGCCCCTTCCCCACCGGCTATCGCACCTTCGGCCGCATCTTCCACGGCGACGCGACGAAGCACACGATGAACCTGTTCTCCGCGCCGCTGCATGTCTGGCGGCGGCGGGCGGAGGAGCGCGGCTGGCGCGTCACCGAGAGCGTCTGCGCCTTCGCGCCGCCTTCGGGCATCACCGTACGCTCGGTCTACGAAGAGCTGCGCGAGGAGCTGCTGGCGGACCTGAAGAAGGCCATGCCGGTCGACATCGTGCTGCTGTCGATGCACGGCGCCATGGTCGCCGACGGCTACGAGGATTGCGAAGGCGACCTGCTGACCCGGGTGCGCGCCATCGTCGGGCCGAAGACGATCATCGGCGGCGAGCTCGACCTGCACTGCCACATCACCGAGACCATGATCACCACGGCCGACATCCTGGTTACCTTCAAGGAGTACCCGCACATCGACACGATCGACCGCGCCGAGGAGGTCTTCGCGCTGGCCGCCGATGCCGCCGAAGGCAAGACGAAGCCGGTCATGGCGATTTTCGACAGCCGCATGATCTCGATGTACCGCACGCCGGTCGAGCCGATGAAGAGCTTCGTCGCGCGCATGCAGTCCTTCGAGGGCAAGGACGGCATTCTCTCGGTATCGATGGGCCACGGCTTCCCGTGGGGCGATGTGGCCGAGGTCGGCGCGCGCATGCTGGTGGTGGCCGACGGCGAGAAGGCCCATGCGGCGGCGCTGGCCGAGACGCTCGGTCGCGAGCTCTACGACATGCGCGCCAGCACGGCGACGCCCTACTGGACGGCGAGCGAGGCTGTCGCGCAGGCCGAGGGCGCCGGGGCATCGAAGCCGATCGTGCTCGCCGACGTCGCCGACAATGCCGGCGGCGGCGCGCCCAGCGACTCGACCTTCGTGCTGCGCGCCCTGCTCGATCGCAAGGCGAAGAAGGCGCTGGTCGGGCTGATGTGGGACCCGATCGCCTTCCAGATCGCCGAGGAAGCCGGCGAAGGCGCCACGCTCGACCTGCGCATCGGCGGCAAATGCGGGCCGATGAGCGGCGATCCGGTCGACATGCGCGTGACCGTGCGCAGGATCGCGCGCGACGTGAAGCAGAGCTTCGGCGACAAGGGCGTGAAGATGGACGTGGGCGACGCGGCGTGGCTGGAGGGAGCTGACGGCGTCGATGTCGTGGTCAACACGCATCGCACCCAGCTGTTCCACCCCGACGCCTATGCGCCGCTGGGCATCGACCTCGCCGGCTACAGGACGCTGGTGGTGAAATCGACCCAGCACTTCTACGCCGGCTTCGCGCCGATCGCCGCCGACGTGCTTTACGTCACCACGCCCGGCAGCATCGAGCCGGACTTCGCCAACATCGCCTATACCAAGCTGACCAGGCCCTATTGGCCTCGGGTGGACGATCCATTCTCCCTGACAAATCAATAG
- a CDS encoding CoA ester lyase has translation MKAERDLPVWRSLLYVPVNVEKFVDKAHTRGADAVQLDLEDSVPPAEKAHARTLVEAAAKRVSRAGADVVVRINRPLDLAVRDIEACVLPGVQGLAITKVEGPDHLRLLDELVSELEQKRGLAHGHIKFIAMIETPRSYFDMPVIAAAAERTVAMSIGGEDFASEVGMEPTEETLQLPKQTMIYAAKSAGIMPFGYIASVAGFGDWDGFRRMVRRSRQFGFMGASCIHPGQVPIVTEEYTPSAEEVAYARRLIEADREAAAAGRGSFAIDGKMIDIPVIRRAETLLKRYAAIQAREAKRTAA, from the coding sequence ATGAAGGCCGAACGCGACCTGCCGGTCTGGCGCTCGCTGCTCTACGTGCCGGTCAACGTCGAGAAGTTCGTCGACAAGGCGCACACCAGGGGCGCCGACGCCGTGCAGCTCGACCTCGAGGACAGCGTGCCGCCAGCCGAGAAGGCGCATGCGCGCACCCTGGTCGAGGCGGCGGCGAAGCGCGTGAGCCGCGCCGGCGCCGACGTCGTCGTGCGCATCAACCGGCCGCTCGACCTGGCAGTGCGCGACATCGAGGCCTGCGTGCTGCCCGGCGTGCAGGGCCTGGCGATCACCAAGGTGGAGGGGCCCGACCATCTGCGCCTGCTCGACGAGCTGGTCTCGGAACTGGAGCAGAAGCGCGGCCTGGCGCATGGCCATATCAAGTTCATCGCCATGATCGAGACGCCGCGTTCCTATTTCGACATGCCGGTGATTGCGGCGGCGGCGGAGCGCACGGTGGCGATGAGCATCGGCGGCGAGGACTTCGCCTCCGAGGTCGGCATGGAGCCGACTGAGGAGACGCTGCAACTGCCCAAGCAGACCATGATCTACGCCGCGAAGTCGGCCGGCATCATGCCCTTCGGCTACATCGCCAGCGTCGCCGGCTTCGGCGACTGGGACGGCTTCCGCAGGATGGTGCGCCGCTCGCGCCAGTTCGGCTTCATGGGGGCGAGCTGCATCCATCCCGGCCAGGTGCCGATCGTCACCGAGGAATACACGCCCTCGGCCGAGGAGGTCGCCTACGCGCGCCGGCTCATCGAAGCGGATCGCGAGGCCGCCGCCGCCGGCCGCGGCTCCTTCGCAATCGACGGCAAGATGATCGACATCCCCGTCATCCGCCGCGCCGAGACGCTGCTGAAGCGCTACGCCGCGATCCAGGCACGCGAGGCGAAGCGCACGGCAGCGTAG
- a CDS encoding cupin domain-containing protein: MMKQQALERFPLHLGLGAKVVPQPEFTGMQWFADYAARTEADGNDAWLVLMYSFDQSWTDWERHPAGDEAVICIAGEFTLVQELPDGPRKLTLRPGDYVINPRGVWHTADVYGHATALFITAGRGTEHRAR; encoded by the coding sequence ATGATGAAGCAGCAGGCGCTGGAGCGCTTCCCGCTCCATCTCGGGCTGGGCGCGAAGGTTGTGCCGCAGCCGGAGTTCACCGGCATGCAATGGTTTGCCGACTACGCCGCGCGCACCGAAGCCGATGGCAACGACGCCTGGCTGGTCCTGATGTACAGCTTCGACCAGAGCTGGACGGACTGGGAGCGCCATCCCGCGGGCGACGAGGCGGTGATCTGTATCGCGGGCGAGTTCACGCTGGTCCAGGAGCTGCCCGATGGGCCGCGCAAGCTCACCCTGCGGCCGGGCGACTATGTCATCAACCCGCGCGGCGTGTGGCACACGGCGGATGTCTATGGCCACGCCACGGCGCTGTTCATCACCGCCGGCCGCGGCACCGAACACCGCGCGCGTTGA
- a CDS encoding DinB family protein, with the protein MFTLPYRTLIQQKRWATDGLNRVLASALDRLPADERVIVLRVLDHVQAVDEIFRCNLEGRPHGYRAPRSTELLSFETLTARVRETAGWYADYADALHPDAVDEAIGFAFTNGEPARMTRGEMLLHVATHAAGHRGQVALLLQKSGIEPFPDRITDFLQTEHSQAEATA; encoded by the coding sequence ATGTTCACCCTTCCCTATCGCACTCTGATCCAGCAGAAGCGCTGGGCCACCGACGGTCTCAATAGGGTTCTCGCCAGCGCGCTCGATCGCCTGCCGGCGGACGAGCGCGTGATCGTGCTGCGCGTGCTCGACCACGTGCAGGCGGTCGACGAGATCTTCCGCTGCAACCTCGAAGGCCGTCCGCACGGCTATCGTGCACCACGCTCGACCGAACTCTTGTCCTTCGAGACCCTGACGGCCAGGGTGCGCGAAACCGCAGGCTGGTACGCCGACTACGCCGATGCCCTGCATCCGGACGCGGTCGACGAGGCCATCGGCTTCGCCTTCACCAACGGCGAGCCCGCGCGCATGACGCGCGGCGAGATGCTGCTGCACGTCGCCACGCACGCCGCCGGCCATCGCGGTCAGGTCGCGCTGCTGCTACAGAAGAGCGGTATCGAGCCCTTCCCGGACCGGATCACCGATTTCCTGCAGACCGAGCATTCCCAGGCGGAGGCAACGGCATGA
- a CDS encoding TetR family transcriptional regulator, whose amino-acid sequence MAKRPLTNPRKQASQARSRATVDALVEATARILVREGFDKASTNRIAETAGVSIGSLYQYFPSKESLVAAVIDRHNQDLMRTVRSALADMAALPLELAVRRLIAAAIEAHRVDPKLHRVLAEQLPRTGRLEKVEAFNREYFTLFGHFLGHHSKRLRHVDPGLAAFICVTTIEALTHRAVLHHAELLSDEAVGTLIDEATRLVVRYLR is encoded by the coding sequence ATGGCCAAGAGGCCGCTGACGAATCCGCGCAAGCAGGCCTCGCAGGCGCGCTCGCGCGCGACCGTCGATGCGCTGGTCGAGGCGACCGCTCGCATTCTGGTGCGCGAGGGTTTCGACAAAGCCAGCACCAACCGCATCGCCGAGACCGCCGGCGTCAGCATCGGTTCGCTCTATCAGTACTTTCCGAGCAAGGAGTCACTGGTCGCCGCCGTCATCGATCGCCACAACCAGGACCTGATGCGCACCGTGCGCTCAGCGCTGGCTGACATGGCCGCACTGCCGCTCGAGCTGGCGGTGCGGCGGCTCATCGCCGCGGCGATCGAGGCGCATCGCGTCGATCCGAAGCTCCATCGCGTGCTTGCCGAGCAGCTTCCCCGCACCGGACGGCTCGAGAAGGTCGAGGCCTTCAATCGCGAGTACTTCACGCTCTTCGGACACTTTCTCGGGCATCACAGCAAGAGACTGCGCCACGTCGATCCGGGACTCGCAGCCTTCATCTGCGTGACCACGATCGAGGCGCTGACACACCGGGCGGTCTTGCACCATGCGGAACTGCTGTCGGACGAAGCGGTCGGCACGCTGATCGATGAAGCGACCCGTCTTGTGGTTCGCTATCTACGATAG